One Drechmeria coniospora strain ARSEF 6962 chromosome 01, whole genome shotgun sequence genomic region harbors:
- a CDS encoding 3,2-trans-enoyl-CoA isomerase, whose protein sequence is MDESVISLDYRGRVAVITINNDAKLNALDQTQYYDLGRKLHEVATHDEVYVTVLLAKGRYFSAGADISIARAAPDNDVDAHRHWLSTFAAFNLHLTHAFATHPKVLVVGLNGPVIGLSAAVIAFADFIYAVPHTFLLTPFSSIGLVAEGGASRALVQRLGLAKANEALLMSRRLDARTLERAGFVNEIFDFAQGQDAAFRERVLREVHDRLGDHLNGESLIGIKKLIRGPDLDVIHSQNAKEVFAGLDRFAKGIPQEEFRKLASGEKRHKL, encoded by the exons ATGGACGAGTCCGTCATCAGCCTCGACTACCGAGgtcgcgtcgccgtcatcaccaTCAACAACGATGCCAAGCTGAACGCCCTTGATCAGACGCAGTACTACGACCTCGGTCGCAAATTGCACGAAGTCGCCACCCACGACGAGGTCTACGTCACCGTCCTCTTGGCCAAGGGGCGGTACTTTTCCGC TGGTGCCGACATCTCCATCGCCCGCGCCGCACCGGacaacgacgtcgacgctcaCCGCCACTGGCTCTCAACCTTTGCCGCATTCAACCTCCACCTTACCCACGCCTTCGCCACCCACCCcaaggtcctcgtcgtcggcctcaacggccccgtcatcggcctctcggccgccgtcatcgccttCGCCGACTTCATCTATGCCGTCCCCCACACCTTCCTCCTCACTCCCTTTTCCTCCATCGGCCTCGTTGCAGAGGGTGGCGCCTctcgcgccctcgtccagcGTCTCGGTCTCGCCAAGGCAAACGAGGCTCTCCTCATGAGCAGGCGCCTCGATGCCCGAACCCTCGAGCGTGCCGGGTTCGTCAACGAAATCTTTGACTTTGCCCAGGGCCAGGATGCTGCCTTCCGGGAGAGGGTCCTTCGCGAGGTCCACGATCGGCTGGGCGACCACCTCAACGGCGAGAGCTTGATCGGCATCAAGAAGCTCATCCGCGGCCCCGACCTTGACGTCATCCACTCGCAGAATGCCAAGGAGGTCTTTGCTGGCCTAGACCGCTTCGCCAAGGGCATACCGCAGGAGGAGTTTCGCAAACTGGCCAGCGGCGAGAAGAGGCACAAGTTATAG
- a CDS encoding Sas10 domain-containing protein, with product MGKKRKASGRGDEPKGPKELDSADARLGPISTYEDIADSEDEYFLKQDKILLDDDHGSKRRRQDDDFELSDEELLAYEDTDEDDEANPSRSRGKPDADDDEDGGEDDEDGGEDDGKADEGWWGSSKQEYYDADNIETEADALEEEAEAKRLQKKKLSKMKEEDFIFDGDDWLAGESGVDGNDDDDDERVTEVLKDVEVTEDMSIDERSQILATRYPEFEHLANELQDLQPVLAGLKTEAAGQSAATLATVKYWVLGCYVASLASYFAILTSPARDADAARKPLNHLELREHDVMETLFSCRQAWERVKDMISLGSADESSTDVDVDMDMNASADVSAKSSSEVRERKKTSKADKAKAAAKQAEKLAKAKAIEASVADLYHLPISTRKSARTKTVSVSQDDGNSDFGEEDTLDARTAADKAARKKSLKFYTSQIVQKANRRAGAGREAGGDMDIPHRERLRDRQARLLAAAEKRGKQDSKHGADLGDDSDDEDSKTANALRGEEDEYYDMVAHASKNKRDEKVARYAAFAAASKADRVVEKEEVGPDGKRKITYAIEKNKGLAPKRSKDVRNPRVKKRKQYEAKQKKLKSMKPTWQGGEPKGGYRGELSGINTAVIKSVKL from the coding sequence ATGGGAAAGAAGAGAAAGGCCTCTGGCCGTGGCGATGAGCCAAAGGGCCCCAAAGAGCTGGACTCTGCCGATGCCCGGCTCGGTCCAATATCTACCTACGAGGATATCGCCGATTCCGAAGACGAGTACTTCTTAAAACAGGACAAGATTTTGCTCGATGACGACCACGGTTCGAAGCGCAGAAGGCAGGATGACGACTTCGAACTttcggacgaggagctcctGGCTTACGAGGACAccgacgaagatgacgaggccAACCCCAGCAGGTCACGGGGAAAGCCGGacgccgatgatgacgaggacggcggcgaggatgacgaggacggcggcgaggatgacggtaAAGCGGATGAAGGCTGGTGGGGATCATCCAAGCAAGAATATTACGATGCGGACAACATCGAGACGGAGGCCGACGCGCTGGAAgaagaggccgaggcgaagcgCTTGCAGAAGAAAAAGCTGTCGAAGATGAAAGAGGAAGATTTCATatttgacggcgacgattgGTTAGCGGGAGAGtctggcgtcgacggcaacgacgacgacgacgacgagagggtCACAGAAGTCCTCAAGGATGTCGAGGTCACCGAAGACATGAGCATCGACGAGCGGTCCCAAATTCTTGCCACAAGATACCCTGAATTTGAGCACCTCGCCAACGAGCTCCAAGACTTGCAACctgtcctcgccggcctgaAAACCGAGGCTGCGGGTCAATCGGCGGCAACGTTGGCTACGGTCAAATATTGGGTGTTGGGGTGCTACGTCGCCTCCCTAGCCAGCTACTTTGCTATTCTCACATCGCCGGCACGGGATGCGGATGCGGCACGAAAGCCCCTCAATCACCTTGAGCTGCGTGAGCATGATGTCATGGAGACATTGTTCAGCTGTCGCCAAGCTTGGGAAAGAGTCAAGGATATGATATCTCTCGGCAGCGCAGACGAATCATCaaccgacgtcgacgtcgacatggacatgAACGCATCTGCTGACGTTTCTGCGAAGAGCTCAAGTGAAGTGCGGGAAAGGAAGAAGACGTCCAAGGCTGAtaaggcgaaggcggcggcgaagcaggcAGAGAAGttggccaaggccaaggcgatcGAGGCAAGCGTCGCCGACCTGTACCATCTGCCCATCAGCACGCGCAAGTCGGCAAGGACCAAGACTGTATCCGTCAGCCAGGACGACGGGAATTCCGACTTTGGTGAGGAGGACACGCTCGACGCCCGTACGGCCGCGGACAAGGCTGCGCGGAAGAAGAGCCTCAAGTTCTACACCTCACAGATTGTGCAGAAGGCAAATCGTCGTGCAGGCGCAGGCCGCGAAGCTGGCGGCGACATGGATATCCCTCACCGGGAACGACTTCGGGATCGCCAGGCTCGACTTCTTGCCGCGGCAGAAAAGCGTGGCAAGCAGGATTCCAAGCATGGCGCCGATCTTGgtgacgacagcgacgacgaggatagCAAGACGGCCAACGCGTTGCgcggggaggaggacgagtACTACGACATGGTTGCTCATGCTTCCAAGAACAAGCGAGACGAAAAGGTGGCCAGATACGCGGCATTTGCCGCAGCCAGCAAAGCCGACAGAGTAGTGGAGAAGGAAGAGGTCGGTCCGGACGGGAAGAGGAAGATCACCTACGCCATCGAGAAGAACAAGGGCCTCGCTCCGAAGAGGAGCAAGGATGTGAGGAACCCGAGAGTCAAGAAGAGGAAGCAGTACGAGGCCAAGCAGAAGAAGCTGAAGAGCATGAAGCCCACCTGGCAGGGAGGTGAGCCCAAGGGAGGATACCGGGGCGAACTGTCCGGTATCAACACCGCGGTCATCAAGAGCGTCAAGCTATAG
- a CDS encoding chloride channel protein 3, whose amino-acid sequence MADSEGDLHISQPTSPLTLRRPFPINTRHAQGYEPDERSPLLRASRSRVRIHSGSNTPRAQLLSRNQSYTGKHPPPVARQMTRQRPRSIRSARHHSRRGSWGQRLISALSEPHGPLSESKGSLFPDDRVWYDQFTSTDWVHDTIADSHRVKALRSRRDFLGRIRVALDGAQGWILSALSGFVVALIAYTVDVAESTVFDFKDGYCAGAWYRDEKRCCPHGACDSWKSWSQTFSHLPMGEKWIKFSAYMVCVVGFACLSCWVALWTKTVVPSAYQLTTLDENLAAENLLPPPHDISSDDNASPRQRYDLIKESPPMVYYSAAGSGVAEVRVILSGFVLHGFLGFKTLVIKMVALVLSASSGLSLGKEGPYVHMASCVGNIACRLFTKYDRNDAKRREVLSAAAAAGVAVAFGAPLGGVLFGLEEVAYFFPAKTLFRTFFCCIIAALSLKFLNPYGTHKVVMFEVRYLVDWEYFELISFVFVGILGGAIGALFIKASKHWAQSFRRVSFIKAYPLVEVFLVAVTTGLMSYWGALTKLPVTKLLLNLASPCDGTSEASLEGGIGLCPKSVDDIPPIILTLFTTFLIKGFLTIITFGIKVPAGIYIPSMVVGGLMGRIVGHLMQWWVLAAPDFGLFGSCAAAADGTCIQPGVYGLIAAGATMCGVTRLSVTLAVILFELTGSLDYVLPFSLAILVAKWVADAMEPLSIYDLLTSMNSYPFLDNKHKPVFTGDLTDIVPRVRRERIIDITNSPLVPATSLRAKLEILHRAGELDGGLPIVRHDVLVGLIPAPDLEFALDQLVDEVSSLCLMDRVPRVDEDEGDGPDRTDFTQFIDPAPVSLDIRSPMDLVYECFVKLGLRYICVLSEGKYAGMTHKKTFVKYMRELQEGEE is encoded by the exons ATGGCCGATTCGGAGGGGGACCTTCACATCTCCCAGCCGACCTCTCCCCTTACCCTGCGCCGACCCTTTCCTATAAACACGAGGCACGCGCAAGGCTACGAACCAGACGAGCGGTCACCGCTGCTGCGGGCCTCGAGATCCCGCGTCCGCATACACAGCGGCAGCAACACCCCCCGAGCTCAGCTTCTGTCTCGCAATCAAAGCTACACAGGCAAGCACCCGCCCCCCGTTGCCCGCCAGATGACTCGGCAACGGCCTC GCAGCATCCGCAGTGCGCGACATCACAGCAGACGCGGATCGTGGGGACAGCGGCTCATCTCGGCCCTTTCCGAGCCTCACGGCCCCTTGTCAGAGTCCAAAGGCTCCCTCTTCCCCGACGATCGGGTGTGGTACGACCAGTTTACCAGCACCGACTGGGTCCACGACACCATTGCCGACTCCCACCGGGTCAAGGCTCTGCGGAGCAGAAGGGACTTCTTGGGCCGCATTCGGGTGGCCCTGGACGGTGCGCAAGGATGGATTCTGAGTGCGCTCtcgggcttcgtcgtcgccctgaTCGCCTACACGGTTGACGTGGCCGAGTCGACCGTCTTCGACTTCAAGGACGGCTACTGTGCCGGCGCGTGGTATCGTGACGAAAAG cgaTGCTGTCCCCACGGTGCCTGCGATTCTTGGAAGAGTTGGTCTCAGACGTTTAGCCATCTGCCCATGGGAGAGAAGTGGATCAAATTCTCGGCCTACATGGTGTGCGTCGTCGGATTCGCCTGCCTCTCCTGCTGGGTAGCCCTCTGGACCAAGACGgtggtgccgtcggcctACCAGCtgacgacgctcgacgagaACTTGGCGGCGGAAAATCTACTGCCGCCCCCTCACGACATTTCTTCCGACGACAACGCAAGCCCGAGGCAACGGTACGACCTCATCAAGGAGAGCCCCCCGATGGTGTACTACTCGGCGGCCGGGAGCGGCGTGGCCGAAGTTCGCGTCATCCTCAGCGGTTTCGTCCTGCacggcttcctcggcttcAAGACGTTGGTCATCAAGATGGTCGCCTTGGTCCTGAGCGCATCATCCGGCCTCAGCCTCGGCAAGGAAGGCCCCTATGTCCACATGGCCTCGTGCGTGGGCAACATCGCCTGCCGCCTATTCACAAAGTACGACCGAAACGATGCCAAGAGGAGGGAGGtgttgtcggcggcggcggcggcgggcgtcgccgtcgccttcggcgCCCCCCTCGGCGGTGTCCTGTTCGGCTTGGAGGAGGTGGCCTACTTCTTTCCGGCCAAGACGCTCTTCCGCACCTTCTTCTGctgcatcatcgccgccctgTCGCTCAAGTTTCTGAACCCCTACGGCACCCACAAGGTGGTCATGTTCGAGGTCCGCTACCTCGTCGACTGGGAATACTTTGAGCTCATCagcttcgtcttcgtcggcatcctcggcggcgccatcggcgcTCTCTTCATCAAGGCGTCCAAGCACTGGGCCCAGAGCTTCCGCCGCGTCTCCTTCATCAAGGCGTAtcccctcgtcgaggtcttcctcgtcgccgtcacgacGGGCCTGATGAGCTACTGGGGCGCCTTGACGAAGCTCCCGGTGACGAAGCTGCTCCTGAACCTCGCGTCTCCCTGCGACGGCACGTCCGAGGCGAGCCTCGAGGGTGGCATCGGCCTGTGCCCCAaatccgtcgacgacatcccGCCCATCATTCTGACGTTATTCACTACCTTCCTCATCAAGGGCTTTCTTACCATCATCACCTTTGGCATT AAAGTGCCCGCGGGCATCTACATCCCGTCGATGGTGGTCGGCGGCCTCATgggccgcatcgtcggccaccTGATGCAGTGGTGGGTGCTTGCCGCGCCAGACTTTGGCCTCTTCGGCAGctgcgcggcggcggccgacgggacGTGCATCCAGCCTGGCGTGTACGGCTTGATCGCGGCCGGCGCGACCATGTGCGGCGTCACGCGCCTGTCGGTGACGCTGGCCGTCATCCTGTTCGAGCTGACCGGCAGCCTCGATTACGTTCTGCCCTTctcgctcgccatcctcgtggCGAAGTGGGTTGCCGATGCGATGGAGCCCCTCAGCATTTAC GACCTCCTGACGAGCATGAACTCGTACCCCTTCCTCGACAACAAGCACAAGCCCGTCTTCACCGGCGACCTGACGGACATTGTGCCGCGCGTGCGGCGGGAGCGGATCATCGACATCACCAACTCGCCGCTCGTGCCCGCGACGAGCCTGCGGGCCAAGCTCGAGATCCTGCACAgggccggcgagctcgacggcgggctGCCCATCGTTCGGCACGATGTCTTGGTCGGGCTCATCCCGGCGCCGGATCTCGAGTTTGCCCTCGACCAGCTCGTGGACGAGGTCTCGAGTCTTTGCCTCATGGATCGGGTCCCAcgcgtcgacgaagacgaagggGACGGCCCGGACCGCACCGACTTCACGCAGTTCATCGACCCC GCTCCGGTCTCGCTCGACATTCGTTCGCCCATGGATCTCGTGTACGAGTGCTTCGTCAAGTTGGGGCTTCGGTACATTTGCGTGTTGAGCGAAGGCAAATATGCCGGCATG ACACACAAGAAGACGTTtgtcaagtacatgcgcgaGCTGCAGGAGGGTGAGGAGTAG
- a CDS encoding 4-aminobutyrate aminotransferase — MPAALRAAGAAKAALRPAMAARVVSPARPFTTVGAYRLAAVKPFHKDEPAGPILKTKSLPGPESTRHIKELTESFETRSLNMMVDYTKSVGNYIADPDGNMLLDVYAQIASIPVGYNNPELAKVAKSPEMVDAIINRPALGNFPSHTWASILKTGILKYAPKGFDNVYTAMAGSDANEIAFKAAFMYRRQLERGGPDVDFTPEEIESAMRNEAPGSPNLSILSFKGSFHGRLFGTLSCTRSKPIHKIDIPAFDWPQATFPQLKYPLEQHAEENAKAEQASIDEVEQLIKTWRVPPAAVIVEPIQSEGGDNHASPAFFQKLREVTRKHDVLLIADEVQTGIGATGKFWAHEHWNLQDPPDMVTFSKKAQTAGYYYRTKALRPNKPYRQFNTWMGDPAKALLFRGICNEIDRHDLVNHTAKVGNYLFTKLEGLAQKYPEHFKNLRGKGQGTFIAFDNPKRDEFLAKAKSFGVNIGGSGTTAVRLRPMLTFQQHHADILIDAMEKIVKAL, encoded by the exons ATGCCGGCCGCCCTCCGtgccgctggtgccgccAAGGCCGCCCTGCGACCTGCCATGGCCGCGCGAGTCGTCTCACCCGCCCGCCCCTTCaccaccgtcggcgcctACCGCCTCGCTGCCGTCAAGCCCTTCCACAAGGACGAGCCTGCGGGGCCGATCCTCAAGACGAAGTCGTTGCCTGGGCCGGAAAGCACGAGGCACATCAAGGAGCTGACCGAATCTTTCGAGACGCGGAGCTTGAACATGATGGTCGACTACACCAAGAGCGTCGGCAACTACATTGCTGACCCGGATGGCAACATGCTCTTAGACGT CTACGCCCAGATCGCCTCGATCCCCGTCGGCTACAACAATCCCGAGCTGGCAAAGGTGGCCAAGTCCCCCGAGATggtcgacgccatcatcaACCGCCCTGCCCTCGGCAACTTCCCCTCTCACACCTGGGCTTCCATCCTGAAGACCGGTATCCTCAAGTATGCCCCCAAGGGCTTCGACAACGTCTAcaccgccatggccggctcCGACGCCAACGAGATTGCCTTCAAGGCCGCCTTCATGTACCGTCGACAGCTCGAGCGAGGCGGCCCTGATGTCGACTTCACCCCCGAGGAGATCGAATCCGCCATGCGCAACGAGGCTCCCGGGTCCCCCAACCTCTCCATCCTCTCCTTCAAGGGCAGCTTCCACGGTCGGCTCTTCGGCACCCTCTCCTGCACCCGTTCCAAGCCCATCCACAAGATCGACATCCCCGCCTTCGACTGGCCTCAGGCTACCTTCCCCCAGCTCAAGTACCCCCTCGAACAGCACGCCGAGGAGAATGCCAAGGCTGAGCAGGCCAgcatcgacgaggtcgagcaaCTCATCAAGACCTGGCGCGTgcctcccgccgccgtcatcgtcgagccCATCCAGAGCGAGGGTGGTGACAATCACGCGAGCCCGGCCTTCTTCCAGAAGCTCCGCGAGGTCACCCGCAAGCACGACGTTctcctcatcgccgacgaggtccagaccggcatcggcgccacCGGCAAATTCTGGGCCCACGAGCACTGGAACCTGCAAGACCCTCCCGACATGGTCACCTTCTCCAAGAAGGCCCAAACGGCCGGCTACTACTACCGCACCAAGGCCCTGCGGCCCAACAAACCCTATCGTCAGTTCAACACCTGGATGGGCGACCCTGCCAAGGCCCTGCTCTTCCGCGGCATCTGCAACGAGATCGACCGGCACGACCTCGTCAACCACACGGCCAAGGTCGGCAACTACCTCTTCACCAAGCTCGAGGGTCTCGCCCAGAAGTATCCTGAGCACTTCAAGAACCTGCGAGGCAAGGGGCAGGGCACCTTTATTGCCTTCGACAACCCCAAGCGTGACGAGTtcctcgccaaggccaagtCCTTCGGCGTCAACATTGGTGGCAGCGGCACCACCGCCGTGCGCCTGCGTCCTATGTTGACCTTCCAGCAGCATCATGCTGACATACTGATCGACGCCATGGAGAAGATTGTCAAGGCGCTGTAG
- a CDS encoding Molybdenum cofactor biosynthesis, MoeB, translating to MASHPPPAAAVSAGRPPPSPTQAAACLTSQLKRPSASMCALTLAADEIAQYDRQIRLWGLAAQAKIQDASILLINMRALANEVAKNLVLAGVGSITLLDGALVAETDLAAQFLLSEPDNPVGQKRAEIAGDALRKLNPRVRVHVDAEAVTAKGPSYFAAFDVVIATDLDPDTFNIINTATRINGKSFYAAGTHGLYGFIFSDLIEHEYVIERDLGNVATELKQETPTRSVIRVQTRKDGARTIESVTKRELYSTWFLASDLAALPDEYTKSKRRLRGVTPALPCLRALWVFMQRKAGALPSNRDDLKLFTQIATQKHKALGLPSESLRPEFLRSFLQNLGGEFAPVAAILGGQLAQDVINVLGQTQQPIQNMVVFNGDTMEAPMYALHPDGVLGASQLSLGGGGTGLVPNGADATVDGPAAASGIPGLGAPVGLGV from the coding sequence ATGGCCTCGCATCCTCCacctgccgctgccgtgtCCGCAGGTAGGCCTCCCCCTTCACCCACACAGGCTGCAGCCTGCTTAACTTCACAGCTCAAGCGACCATCCGCCAGCATGTGCGCTCTAACTCTCGCTGCAGACGAAATAGCCCAGTATGACCGCCAGATTCGTCTCTGGGGCTTGGCTGCCCAGGCCAAGATTCAAGACGCCAGCATCCTCCTCATCAACATGCGCGCCCTCGCCAACGAGGTAGCCAAaaacctcgtcctcgccggcgtcggctccatcaccctgctcgacggtgctctcgtcgccgagacggacctcgccgcccagtTCCTCCTCTCCGAGCCCGACAATCCCGTCGGCCAGAAGCGCGCCGAgatcgccggcgacgcccttCGAAAGCTCAACCCCCGCGTTCGAgtccacgtcgacgccgaggccgtcaccGCCAAGGGCCCCAGCTACTTTGCCGCCTTtgacgtcgtcatcgccaccgacCTTGACCCCGACACCTTCAACATCATCAACACGGCGACGCGCATCAACGGCAAGTCCTTctacgccgccggcacccaCGGCCTTTACGGCTTCATCTTCAGCGACCTCATCGAGCACGAGTACGTCATCGAGCGCGACCTCGGCAACGTCGCCACCGAGCTCAAGCAGGAGACCCCCACCCGCTCCGTCATCCGCGTCCAGACGAGAAAGGACGGGGCCCGGACGATCGAGTCCGTCACCAAGCGCGAGCTCTATTCCACCTGGTTCCTCGCCagcgacctcgccgccctgcccGACGAGTATACCAAGTCGAAACGGCGGCTGCGGGGCGTCACCCCCGCTCTCCCCTGCCTCCGTGCCCTCTGGGTCTTCATGCAGCGAAAGGCCGGCGCCCTGCCCTCCAACCGCGACGATCTCAAGCTCTTCACCCAAATCGCCACGCAGAAGCACAAGGCCCTCGGCCTGCCGAGCGAGTCGCTGCGGCCAGAGTTCCTCCGCAGCTTCCTGCAGAACCTGGGCGGCGAATTTgcacccgtcgccgccatcctcggcggccagctcGCCCAGGATGTCATCAACGTCCTGGGTCAGACGCAGCAGCCCATCCAGAACATGGTCGTCTTCAACGGCGACACCATGGAGGCCCCCATGTACGCCCTCCACCCCGACGGAGTCCTCGGCGCCAGTCAGCTGTCGCTAGGAGGTGGTGGGACCGGCCTTGTCCCcaacggcgccgatgccaccgtcgacggcccggCCGCTGCATCCGGCATCCCTGGCCTCGGAGCGCCCGTGGGGCTGGGTGTTTGA